A single genomic interval of Bradyrhizobium sp. sBnM-33 harbors:
- a CDS encoding extracellular solute-binding protein gives MRLSNNLRAFTLATLGVFLLTVTASAAEVRVMISGGLSAAYKALVPEFERSTGHKVLTAYGPSMGTTTNAIPVRLERGEPADVLIMVGYALEDLAKKGKVTAGTSVDLVKSPIGVAVKSGTPKPDISTPDALKRALLAVKTVAYSDSASGVYVSTEMFGKLGIADEMKDKARKIPATPVGEIVAHGDAEIGFQQMSELKPVEGIEIVGPLPDELQKITVFSAGLASVSKEPEAGKALIKFLASPAARAEIVKSGLDPIAAGTTN, from the coding sequence ATGCGTCTTTCAAACAATCTTCGCGCGTTCACGCTCGCCACTCTCGGCGTATTCCTGCTGACTGTCACGGCCTCTGCCGCCGAGGTGCGGGTGATGATCTCGGGCGGACTCTCGGCCGCCTACAAGGCGCTGGTTCCGGAATTCGAGCGTAGCACGGGCCACAAGGTGCTGACCGCCTACGGGCCATCGATGGGCACGACGACCAATGCTATTCCGGTGCGGCTGGAGCGAGGCGAGCCGGCGGATGTTCTCATCATGGTCGGCTACGCGCTCGAAGATCTCGCCAAGAAAGGCAAAGTAACCGCCGGCACCAGTGTCGATCTCGTCAAGTCGCCGATCGGCGTCGCCGTAAAGTCGGGCACGCCGAAGCCGGACATCTCCACGCCCGATGCGCTCAAGCGCGCGCTGCTCGCGGTCAAGACCGTCGCCTATTCGGACAGCGCCAGCGGCGTCTATGTCTCGACCGAGATGTTCGGCAAGCTCGGCATTGCCGACGAAATGAAGGACAAGGCCAGGAAAATTCCCGCCACTCCGGTGGGCGAGATCGTCGCCCACGGCGACGCCGAGATCGGCTTCCAGCAGATGAGCGAATTGAAGCCAGTGGAAGGCATTGAGATCGTCGGGCCGCTGCCGGACGAGTTGCAGAAGATCACGGTGTTTTCCGCGGGGCTCGCCAGCGTTTCCAAGGAGCCCGAGGCTGGCAAGGCGCTGATCAAGTTCCTCGCCTCCCCCGCGGCGCGCGCGGAGATCGTGAAAAG